In a single window of the Bacillus clarus genome:
- a CDS encoding ABC transporter permease, whose translation MLYIKLFLQYASQYIKTKLEYRGDFIVGLLSDLLLQAVNLIFILVVFGHTQALKGWSREEVIFIYGFFLVPFAIFSAFFNIWDFNDRYIIKGEMDRVLTRPIHSLFQIILERMELESLIGAITGIVVMGYAAVELQLSFYWYDFFLFLIMVAGGALVYGGIFVTLASLGFWSDAKSSIMPLMYNIGNYGRYPVDIYNRVIRFILTFVLPFAFVGVYPAAYFLRKTEWNSYAFATPVVGIICFTIAITLWNQGVKRYRGAGN comes from the coding sequence ATGCTATATATAAAACTATTTTTACAATATGCAAGCCAATATATAAAAACAAAACTGGAGTACCGTGGCGATTTTATCGTTGGATTACTATCAGATTTATTATTACAAGCTGTAAATTTAATTTTCATCCTTGTCGTTTTTGGACATACACAAGCATTAAAAGGGTGGAGCCGCGAAGAAGTAATTTTTATTTATGGCTTTTTCTTAGTCCCGTTTGCCATTTTTTCTGCCTTCTTTAATATATGGGATTTTAATGATCGATATATTATTAAAGGAGAGATGGACCGTGTATTAACGAGACCGATTCACAGTTTATTTCAAATAATATTAGAAAGAATGGAACTTGAGTCTTTAATTGGAGCTATTACAGGAATCGTTGTGATGGGATACGCAGCAGTAGAGCTGCAATTATCTTTTTACTGGTATGATTTCTTCTTATTCCTAATTATGGTAGCGGGAGGAGCACTTGTGTACGGCGGGATATTTGTTACGCTTGCCAGTCTTGGCTTTTGGTCGGATGCAAAAAGCTCTATTATGCCGCTTATGTATAACATAGGGAATTATGGACGTTATCCTGTTGATATTTATAATCGTGTTATTCGCTTTATATTAACGTTTGTTTTACCGTTTGCATTTGTTGGGGTATATCCAGCAGCATATTTTCTTAGAAAAACGGAATGGAATAGTTATGCATTTGCTACACCGGTCGTTGGTATCATTTGTTTTACCATTGCAATTACGCTTTGGAACCAAGGTGTAAAAAGATATCGTGGCGCAGGAAATTAA
- a CDS encoding potassium channel family protein, with the protein MLWGLILLIAVIAILRSIQLLWSSYSDSKRFFSLYNLTALFLIYTTVLIAFGLSYVVLEEIGFTVLREDDERLTVHSFQLVEICLYFSAVTLLSVGYGDITPIGIGRWIAIVEALIGYTLPFAFVVRTVIDNEK; encoded by the coding sequence ATGTTATGGGGACTTATCCTATTGATTGCAGTGATTGCTATTTTAAGAAGTATTCAATTATTATGGAGCTCATATTCAGATTCGAAGCGTTTTTTTTCATTGTATAATTTAACTGCATTGTTTCTTATTTATACGACAGTACTCATTGCATTCGGATTGAGTTATGTTGTATTAGAGGAAATTGGATTTACAGTTTTAAGAGAGGATGACGAAAGGTTAACAGTCCACTCTTTTCAACTTGTGGAAATATGCTTATATTTTAGCGCGGTGACATTATTGTCGGTTGGATACGGTGATATAACTCCAATTGGAATAGGACGCTGGATTGCGATTGTAGAAGCGCTGATTGGATATACGCTACCCTTTGCTTTTGTAGTGCGGACTGTAATAGACAATGAAAAATAA
- the bcp gene encoding thioredoxin-dependent thiol peroxidase, whose protein sequence is MITVGEMAPDFTLEGSNGEQVRLSDFQGKHVVLYFYPKDMTPGCTTEACDFRDAYGLFREKDTVIFGVSPDPVNRHIKFIEKHELPFLLLVDEDHKVAEQYDVWKLKKNFGKEYMGIERSTFLIDKDGKVVKEWRKVKVKGHIEDVLSYIK, encoded by the coding sequence ATGATCACAGTAGGAGAAATGGCACCGGATTTTACACTAGAAGGAAGTAACGGAGAACAAGTTCGTTTATCTGATTTTCAAGGGAAACATGTAGTGTTATATTTTTATCCAAAAGATATGACGCCGGGATGTACAACAGAAGCATGTGATTTCCGTGATGCGTATGGGTTATTTAGAGAAAAGGATACAGTTATTTTTGGTGTAAGCCCAGATCCGGTAAACAGACATATAAAATTTATCGAGAAGCATGAGCTTCCGTTTTTACTTTTAGTAGATGAAGATCATAAGGTAGCGGAGCAGTACGATGTTTGGAAATTAAAGAAGAACTTCGGAAAAGAGTATATGGGAATTGAGCGTTCTACATTCCTTATTGATAAAGATGGTAAAGTTGTAAAAGAATGGCGTAAAGTGAAAGTGAAAGGCCATATTGAGGATGTTCTTTCTTATATAAAATAA
- the perR gene encoding peroxide-responsive transcriptional repressor PerR — MVKEELKEALEMLKNTGVRITPQRHAILEYLVESMTHPTADDIYKALEGKFPNMSVATVYNNLRVFKEVGLVKELTYGDASSRFDYVTSQHYHVICEKCGKIVDFPYEGLEKLEEEASKTTGFVINSHRLEIYGVCPECHKA, encoded by the coding sequence GTGGTCAAAGAAGAATTAAAAGAAGCGCTAGAAATGCTGAAAAATACGGGTGTACGCATTACTCCACAGCGTCATGCTATTTTAGAGTACCTTGTGGAATCTATGACGCACCCAACAGCGGATGACATTTATAAAGCATTAGAAGGTAAGTTCCCTAATATGAGTGTTGCAACTGTTTATAATAACTTACGTGTATTTAAGGAAGTTGGGCTTGTAAAGGAATTAACTTATGGAGACGCTTCAAGTAGATTTGATTATGTTACAAGTCAGCATTACCATGTGATTTGTGAAAAATGTGGTAAGATTGTTGACTTTCCTTATGAAGGTTTGGAAAAGCTTGAAGAGGAAGCTTCAAAAACGACAGGCTTCGTTATTAATAGTCATCGCTTAGAAATTTATGGCGTTTGTCCAGAGTGTCATAAGGCGTAA
- a CDS encoding GNAT family N-acetyltransferase, producing MKKYEIKNNIPTLEEYKYLCDSVGWTDYMNFEVVETSLQNSIYCITVNDNNRIVGMGRIVGDGAIYFYIQDIVVHPDYQKNGIGKEIMNTLVEYLNRNAPDKAFIGLFASQGKTSFYEKYDFKDYSPNMTGMFTVISKK from the coding sequence TTGAAGAAATATGAGATTAAAAATAACATTCCAACATTGGAAGAATACAAATATTTATGTGACTCTGTGGGGTGGACTGATTATATGAATTTTGAAGTGGTGGAAACATCACTTCAAAATTCTATTTACTGCATCACAGTTAATGATAATAATCGAATTGTGGGTATGGGGAGAATTGTTGGCGATGGGGCTATCTATTTCTATATTCAAGATATAGTGGTGCATCCAGATTATCAAAAGAATGGTATTGGAAAGGAAATAATGAATACTTTGGTTGAATACTTAAATCGGAATGCACCAGATAAAGCATTTATTGGTTTGTTTGCATCACAAGGTAAAACATCATTCTATGAAAAATATGATTTTAAAGATTACTCGCCCAACATGACGGGGATGTTTACTGTAATTTCAAAAAAATAG
- a CDS encoding YgzB family protein codes for MGIKYSNKINKIRTFALSLVFIGLFIAYLGVFFRDNIIIMTTFMMVGFLAVIASTVVYFWIGMLSTKTIQIICPSCDKPTKMLGRVDACMHCNQPLTLDRNLEGKEFDEKYNKKSYKL; via the coding sequence ATGGGTATTAAATATTCGAACAAGATTAATAAAATTCGAACCTTTGCATTGAGCTTAGTATTTATCGGCCTCTTCATTGCATACTTAGGTGTCTTTTTCCGCGACAACATTATTATTATGACGACATTTATGATGGTTGGCTTTTTAGCTGTTATCGCTAGTACTGTCGTTTACTTTTGGATTGGTATGTTATCTACTAAGACTATACAAATTATTTGTCCAAGCTGCGATAAACCAACAAAAATGCTCGGTCGTGTCGACGCATGTATGCATTGCAATCAACCTTTAACACTTGATCGAAATCTAGAAGGAAAAGAATTTGATGAGAAATATAATAAGAAGAGCTATAAATTATAG
- a CDS encoding DUF6241 domain-containing protein: protein MYWLGTIISLVTLTVVLTYGILKATDDSVDGKHTYAEVPKKDDTNGAETKIVSERLYITNDSSEREVISAMHSMTHQKVKAAQKFGAIPMAKKNAEKIRDIINYNDFEKKAELLVIAGRWIDRDFSKIIDDHNYLREFQEDKDSKATGVIDAVEEEYFVLTKFGDEVTRA from the coding sequence ATGTACTGGCTAGGCACTATTATAAGTCTAGTGACACTCACAGTCGTGTTAACTTATGGAATATTAAAGGCTACAGATGACTCTGTAGATGGGAAACATACTTATGCAGAGGTACCGAAAAAAGATGACACAAATGGTGCAGAAACAAAAATAGTTAGTGAAAGACTTTACATCACTAACGATTCTTCGGAGCGAGAAGTTATTTCAGCAATGCATAGCATGACTCATCAAAAAGTAAAGGCAGCTCAAAAGTTTGGTGCGATTCCGATGGCAAAAAAGAATGCAGAAAAAATTAGAGATATTATTAATTATAATGACTTTGAAAAGAAAGCAGAGCTCTTGGTAATTGCCGGACGATGGATTGATCGGGATTTTAGTAAAATTATAGATGACCATAACTATTTACGGGAATTTCAAGAGGATAAAGATAGTAAAGCAACAGGTGTAATAGATGCAGTGGAAGAAGAGTACTTCGTATTAACTAAGTTTGGTGATGAAGTTACTAGAGCATGA
- a CDS encoding YebC/PmpR family DNA-binding transcriptional regulator: MGRKWNNIKDKKASKDANTSRIYAKFGREIYVAAKQGEPDPESNQALRVVLERAKTYNVPRTIIDRAIEKAKGGSEENYDELRYEGFGPNGSMVIVDTLTNNVNRTAADVRAAFSKNSGNMGVNGSVAYMFDATAVIGLEGKTSDEVLEILMEADVDARDILEEEDSVIVYAEPDQFHSVQSALKDAGIEEFTVAELTMLAQSDVTLPEDVQTQFEKMIDALEDLEDVQQVYHNVDLGE, from the coding sequence ATGGGCCGTAAATGGAACAATATTAAAGACAAAAAAGCATCAAAAGATGCAAATACAAGCCGTATATACGCGAAATTTGGACGTGAAATTTATGTGGCAGCAAAACAAGGCGAGCCAGATCCAGAATCAAATCAAGCGCTGAGAGTCGTGTTAGAGCGTGCTAAAACATATAATGTGCCGAGAACGATTATTGATCGTGCGATTGAAAAAGCAAAAGGTGGTTCAGAAGAAAATTATGACGAGCTTCGTTATGAAGGATTTGGACCAAATGGATCTATGGTAATTGTAGATACACTTACAAATAACGTAAACCGTACTGCAGCAGATGTACGAGCTGCATTTAGTAAAAACAGTGGTAACATGGGCGTAAACGGCTCTGTAGCTTACATGTTTGATGCGACAGCTGTTATCGGTCTGGAAGGAAAAACATCAGATGAAGTTCTGGAAATCTTAATGGAAGCAGATGTAGATGCACGTGATATTTTAGAGGAAGAAGATTCTGTTATCGTGTATGCTGAGCCTGATCAATTCCATTCAGTACAATCTGCACTTAAAGATGCAGGGATTGAAGAATTTACAGTTGCAGAATTAACAATGCTTGCACAAAGTGATGTAACACTTCCTGAAGATGTACAAACACAATTCGAAAAAATGATTGATGCATTAGAAGATTTAGAAGATGTACAGCAAGTTTACCACAACGTAGATTTAGGTGAATAA
- a CDS encoding NUDIX hydrolase: MEHKTPKHIVAVSGYLTNENNEVLLTKVHWRADTWEMPGGQVEEGEALDQAVCREVLEETGLTVRPIGITGVYYNASMHILSVVFKVAYVSGKIKIQPEEIQDAKFVALSEENIDEYITRPHMKSRTLDAMKANQFVPYETWKVKPYELIGRL, translated from the coding sequence ATGGAACATAAAACACCGAAACACATTGTTGCTGTTTCTGGTTATTTAACAAATGAAAATAATGAGGTTCTCTTAACGAAAGTTCATTGGAGAGCAGATACGTGGGAAATGCCAGGAGGACAAGTAGAAGAGGGAGAAGCTTTAGACCAAGCGGTATGCAGAGAAGTGCTAGAGGAAACCGGTTTAACCGTAAGGCCTATCGGTATTACAGGCGTTTATTATAATGCTTCAATGCATATTTTGTCAGTTGTTTTTAAGGTCGCATATGTGAGTGGGAAAATAAAAATTCAACCTGAGGAAATACAGGATGCAAAATTCGTAGCATTAAGTGAGGAGAATATCGATGAGTATATAACACGCCCACATATGAAATCAAGAACGCTTGATGCGATGAAAGCAAATCAGTTCGTTCCATATGAAACATGGAAAGTAAAGCCTTATGAACTAATAGGGAGATTATAA
- a CDS encoding transglycosylase domain-containing protein has product MKEKVLSRVNYHQKVALNPITKFLYKAIILLLLLSCTLLFIGNVMIERSDISKLQVPAKLEVPESLTHAFIATEDKRFYHHNGLDYIAIIRASIENIKAGGVVQGGSTISQQLSKNAFLSNERTFSRKWKEIFYTKKIERTFTKDEILKLYVSNIYYGEGAWGIEKAANLYFGKKVNQLTLSESAMMAAVVKAPAYYSPAQNYDKAVERRNVVLKLMEKEGYINHDEYVQAVSEKLVIRHVIKTEHSMQKAAREKAVS; this is encoded by the coding sequence ATGAAGGAAAAAGTATTATCTAGAGTAAACTATCATCAAAAAGTTGCATTGAATCCAATTACAAAATTTCTTTATAAAGCCATTATTTTATTATTATTATTAAGTTGTACTTTATTGTTTATTGGAAATGTAATGATTGAACGAAGTGATATTAGTAAACTACAAGTACCTGCTAAATTAGAGGTGCCAGAATCATTAACACACGCATTTATTGCGACAGAAGATAAAAGGTTTTATCATCATAACGGTTTAGACTATATAGCGATTATTCGAGCTTCTATTGAAAATATAAAGGCTGGTGGTGTTGTACAAGGCGGAAGTACAATTTCACAACAGCTTTCAAAAAATGCTTTTCTATCTAATGAACGTACATTTTCTCGTAAGTGGAAAGAAATTTTTTATACGAAAAAAATTGAACGCACATTTACTAAAGATGAAATTTTAAAACTGTATGTGAGCAATATTTATTATGGCGAAGGTGCGTGGGGGATCGAAAAAGCAGCAAATTTATACTTTGGTAAAAAGGTGAATCAACTAACATTGAGTGAGAGTGCTATGATGGCTGCTGTAGTAAAAGCACCTGCTTATTATTCACCTGCACAAAATTATGATAAAGCAGTGGAGAGACGGAATGTCGTTTTAAAGTTAATGGAGAAAGAGGGCTATATTAATCATGACGAATATGTGCAAGCTGTAAGTGAGAAATTAGTTATACGCCATGTTATTAAAACAGAGCACTCTATGCAAAAAGCAGCACGTGAAAAAGCGGTAAGTTAA
- a CDS encoding DsbA family protein, which translates to MKSSNKIMALGIVFSIAVLIVIGTIVYSIINDKKDKGNEMFAYSTQQSLGKEDAPVKVVEFGDFKCPACRTWDATVLPRLKEEYIDKGKVQLYFINFPFIGKDSDLGAAAGEAIYKQDKDSFWVFYDEIYQRQKKDSEEWITEELLLNIVKEKLPKINVEQFKKDLHSKEMQEKVRKDSDRAQKLKVQGAPSVYINGNLANPDFDSMKKAIDKELKK; encoded by the coding sequence ATGAAATCATCAAACAAAATCATGGCTCTTGGTATTGTTTTTTCTATCGCAGTATTAATTGTAATCGGGACAATTGTTTACAGCATCATAAATGACAAAAAAGATAAAGGGAATGAGATGTTTGCTTATTCTACACAACAATCTTTAGGTAAAGAGGATGCTCCTGTTAAAGTTGTGGAATTTGGAGACTTTAAATGTCCAGCTTGTCGAACTTGGGATGCAACAGTATTACCACGATTAAAAGAAGAATATATCGATAAGGGGAAAGTACAGTTATATTTCATTAACTTCCCGTTTATCGGAAAAGATTCTGATTTAGGTGCTGCTGCTGGTGAAGCGATCTATAAACAAGATAAAGATTCTTTCTGGGTTTTCTATGATGAAATTTATCAAAGACAAAAGAAAGATAGTGAAGAATGGATTACAGAAGAGTTACTTCTTAACATCGTGAAAGAGAAGTTACCGAAAATTAATGTAGAACAATTCAAAAAAGATTTACATAGTAAAGAGATGCAAGAGAAAGTACGTAAAGATTCAGACCGCGCTCAAAAATTAAAAGTTCAAGGTGCACCTTCAGTATATATAAATGGAAATCTTGCAAACCCTGATTTCGATAGTATGAAGAAGGCAATTGATAAAGAATTGAAAAAGTGA
- the queG gene encoding tRNA epoxyqueuosine(34) reductase QueG, with protein sequence MDFEQLKQDVIAYSKTIGIDKIGFASASPFEELKQRLIQQQQLNYQSGFEEPDIEKRTNPQLLLPGAKSIIAIALAYPSKLKNAPLSKRGERRGIFCRASWGQDYHLVLRDRLQKLEAYLIEKLPDIEVKSMVDTGELSDRAVSERAGIGWSGKNCSIITPEFGSYVYLGEMITNVPFPPDQPIEDQCGSCTKCIDICPTGALIQGGQLDSKKCIAFLTQTKGFLPEEYRDKIGNRIYGCDTCQTVCPKNKGMDFHNHPEMEPDPELVKPLLTPLLTISNRDFKEKYGLMSGSWRGKKPLQRNAILALAHFKETAAIPDLIGVMKGDPRPVIRGTAAWALGKIGGEGVGEAIEKAMEREKDEEVLHEMNRGLELLAQKKE encoded by the coding sequence ATGGATTTTGAACAGTTAAAACAAGATGTAATAGCGTATAGTAAAACGATTGGCATAGATAAAATAGGTTTTGCAAGTGCATCACCGTTTGAAGAACTAAAGCAGCGTTTAATTCAGCAACAACAATTAAATTATCAGTCTGGATTTGAAGAACCAGATATTGAGAAAAGAACAAATCCACAGTTGTTATTACCTGGAGCGAAATCAATCATTGCGATTGCACTAGCATATCCATCAAAATTAAAAAATGCACCATTAAGTAAACGAGGAGAACGACGAGGAATCTTTTGTCGTGCTTCTTGGGGACAAGATTATCACCTTGTTTTGCGAGATCGTTTGCAGAAATTGGAGGCATATTTAATTGAAAAGCTTCCAGATATAGAAGTGAAATCAATGGTAGATACAGGTGAACTGAGTGACCGTGCTGTTTCAGAGCGTGCCGGTATCGGTTGGAGTGGTAAAAATTGTTCTATTATTACGCCTGAATTTGGCTCTTATGTATACTTAGGTGAAATGATTACGAATGTACCATTTCCTCCTGATCAGCCGATAGAAGATCAATGCGGAAGTTGTACAAAATGTATTGATATTTGCCCGACGGGTGCTTTAATACAGGGGGGGCAGTTAGATTCAAAGAAATGTATCGCATTTTTAACACAAACAAAAGGATTTCTGCCTGAAGAATATCGAGATAAAATTGGAAACCGTATATATGGATGTGATACATGTCAGACGGTTTGTCCGAAAAATAAAGGAATGGATTTTCATAATCATCCTGAAATGGAGCCGGATCCTGAGCTAGTTAAACCGTTATTAACACCACTTTTAACAATTAGTAATCGTGATTTTAAAGAGAAGTATGGGCTCATGTCTGGTTCGTGGAGAGGAAAAAAACCGTTACAACGAAATGCTATTTTAGCACTTGCACATTTTAAAGAAACAGCGGCAATTCCTGATTTAATCGGTGTTATGAAAGGTGACCCAAGACCAGTAATCCGCGGGACAGCAGCATGGGCACTTGGGAAAATTGGTGGAGAGGGCGTAGGCGAAGCTATTGAAAAAGCGATGGAACGTGAGAAAGATGAAGAGGTTCTTCATGAAATGAATCGTGGACTTGAATTGTTAGCACAGAAAAAAGAGTAG
- a CDS encoding amidase domain-containing protein has product MAVKVNIEKQVQQILAVITEKRTDVDGISEDLLQMVQRKKHLFQKRSADIVKATADISFIRQLNSSDYQEVDYQLHFKYLIKHRELFYIEEEQLKRRVCLKDNRIIDDYAIEVREEVAIGETMEREGTKEKYGAYQYNRLEAVKYAERWWDDRNPAYRNFPDNCTNFISQCLHTGEVPMNGYPNIRKGWWQRENQWSWSWAVAHSFYWYLSGATVGLRAEAVEKPEDLILGDVIAYDFEDDGRWNHTTIVVAKDADGMPLVNAHSANSRRRYWNYEDSSKYTPQMKYKFFHIING; this is encoded by the coding sequence ATGGCTGTAAAAGTGAATATTGAGAAACAAGTACAACAAATTTTAGCGGTTATAACAGAAAAACGAACAGACGTAGATGGTATATCTGAAGATTTATTACAAATGGTACAGAGGAAGAAACATTTGTTTCAAAAACGTAGTGCGGACATAGTTAAGGCAACTGCAGATATTTCTTTCATTAGGCAATTGAATAGTAGTGATTATCAAGAAGTTGATTATCAATTACATTTTAAATATTTAATTAAGCACAGAGAATTATTTTATATTGAAGAGGAACAATTAAAACGACGCGTTTGTTTAAAAGATAACCGTATAATAGATGATTATGCTATTGAAGTGCGAGAAGAAGTGGCAATTGGTGAAACGATGGAACGGGAAGGGACGAAAGAGAAGTATGGTGCGTATCAATATAACCGTTTAGAAGCGGTTAAATATGCAGAACGCTGGTGGGATGATCGAAATCCCGCGTATCGTAACTTCCCTGATAATTGTACAAATTTTATTTCGCAATGTCTTCACACAGGAGAAGTACCGATGAATGGATATCCTAATATTCGTAAAGGATGGTGGCAAAGGGAAAACCAATGGAGTTGGAGTTGGGCAGTGGCACATTCTTTTTATTGGTATTTGTCGGGGGCTACAGTTGGACTTCGAGCAGAAGCGGTAGAAAAGCCAGAAGACCTAATTCTTGGAGATGTAATTGCTTACGATTTCGAGGATGATGGCAGGTGGAATCATACAACGATTGTTGTAGCAAAAGACGCGGATGGTATGCCACTTGTAAATGCACACTCGGCTAATAGTCGTCGTCGTTATTGGAATTATGAAGATTCTAGTAAATATACACCACAAATGAAATATAAGTTCTTTCATATTATTAATGGGTAG
- the trmL gene encoding tRNA (uridine(34)/cytosine(34)/5-carboxymethylaminomethyluridine(34)-2'-O)-methyltransferase TrmL yields the protein MGVHVVLYQPEIPANTGNIARTCAATGTELHLIRPLGFSTDDKMLKRAGLDYWQHVKITYYDSIEEFYEKNKDGEFFYLTKYGEKAHTAFDYSKREKDYYFVFGRETNGLPANVIEENFDHCLRIPMTDKVRSLNLSNTAAILIYEAFRQQNYPGLDLEIVY from the coding sequence GTGGGAGTACATGTTGTTTTATATCAACCAGAAATTCCAGCAAATACAGGGAATATTGCACGTACTTGTGCAGCAACTGGAACAGAGTTACATTTAATTAGACCGCTTGGATTTTCAACGGACGATAAAATGTTAAAACGTGCAGGATTAGATTATTGGCAGCACGTAAAAATTACGTATTATGATTCAATTGAAGAGTTTTATGAGAAAAATAAAGATGGCGAATTCTTCTATTTAACGAAGTATGGTGAGAAAGCTCATACAGCGTTTGATTATAGCAAACGTGAGAAAGATTATTATTTCGTATTTGGAAGAGAAACAAATGGATTGCCAGCTAATGTAATCGAAGAAAACTTCGACCATTGTTTACGCATTCCAATGACGGATAAAGTCCGTTCATTAAACTTATCCAATACAGCGGCAATTTTAATTTATGAAGCTTTCCGTCAGCAAAATTATCCAGGTCTAGATTTAGAAATCGTTTATTAA